The Prochlorococcus marinus str. MIT 1214 sequence AATATTTGCTATTGATTTTTTTCTAAAGTTCTTAGCTAAAAATAATACTTTTGTTTTCGTGTATTATCGTTTAGCTTTTGGTGTTTTTATATTGTCGGCTTTATAAATATAAGTTTCCTATATTCGTTGGTTTATTATTGATTTATGATATGTATTTGCTTTGATGAGATTTTTATTTACTTTATTCATTGTTTCTTTTGGTGAAATTGACATCCCACCAGCTCTCTTTGCGTTAATTATTTTTTTAACTCTTTTTGTTTTTTTGGCAGTTCTGATTAGTACAGCGAAATTAATTCAATCTTTAGTCCACGACTCAGATTAGTAATACATTCGATTTTATCGGAACGGCGGGATTTGAACCCACGACCCCCACTACCCCAAAGTGGTGCGCTACCAAGCTGCGCTACGTCCCGTTTTTAAATTATAATAAGGTCTTGCGGATATTTTGAATTTTTGATGATTTCCATTTAATTCTTTTCTTTGATTTCTTAATTATTCGTCTAATGAGTGAATTCCTATTCTCATTAGAATATCCATGAATAGATAGTCTTTTAGCCATTAATCTTAACTCATAGATATTCATCTTTGAGAGTTTTAATTCAGCATCTTCTTCCCATGCATCTCCCTCATCCGGTAAAATAGATTTATGTTGCGATACTTCGATTGAATAGATTAACTCGGCAAAGTATTCAGGAATAATTACAATTAAAATTGCAAGAATATTGTATAAGTTTATCCTGGCTCTTTCTATGTTTTTTTCTAATTTATTATTTTTCATATTTTAAAAGAAATATAATCCAAGTAATATATATTTCTCTTCAGCTTGGATAAGTATATTCAGTATTTAACGAGCTATCCATCCATTGAATTGTTTTTTCTTGTTCAATCTTCTCAGATTTGAAACTAAATGCTAAAAAGAATACTAACAACAACGTAGCTAATATTATAAGCAAAACTATTCTATCTGGTAATTGATCATTCATTATAAATTAGATTTAATCGGTGTATTCTCGCCTCTAAGAATACAATGACTTATGTCCCAATTATAGTTAGTCCAAATTTCCTCATTTAGCTTAAAGTTTGCGCCACTAAAGTCTTTAAACTTTACCTTTGTTGGCATCGCAGAGCAATATGGTCTGCTATCAGGTTTTGCTAAATATTGTTGATGATAATCCTCAGCAAAATAGAACTTAATATCATTTTGAATCTCTGTAGTAATTTCTCCAAAGCCATTATTTTGTAGCTCTTTTTGGTAGCTATTTTTGCTTTGTATTGCTTTACTTAGCTGATCTTTGCTTGTCGTATAAATGGCAGATCTATATTGGCTTCCACTATCGTTACCCTGACGATTGCCCTGTGTTGGATCATGGCATTCCCAAAATAACTTTAGTAAGTCGCTTAAATCAATTTTATTATTATTCCAAACAACTCTTACGACTTCACTATGACCTGTTAGGCCAGAACATACTTCTCTATAGTTTGGGTTGTCCTTCTGACCGCCAGCATATCCCACGGCAGTATTAACAACTCCTGGCAACCTCCAGAAACCTTTCTCTGCTCCCCAAAAGCAGCCACATCCAAAAAATATTTCTTGCTCATTCTCTTTTGGTTTTGCGCTTAGATCAATTTTTAATATTGTATGAAGCACTTTCTTCTTTAGCTTTTCTGTACTTTTATCAGAATATAGCTTATCAATTATTATTGTTAAATAGTCACTTATCTTTTTAATCATAACTTTAATTTATAGTTTCTATTTTTATATGATTTATTAGTGTAGTAACAAATGCAAATAACAAGAAAGGGAGGCTTAATACAAGGATTAAACCAACACCTAAAAGAGCGAAAATTGGTCTTGATGAGCCCATTAATGCAAGACCTGCAGCAAGACTTACAAAAATCACACCCATCCATGCAAGGATTTGAATGTAAATATCGCCAAATGCTAGATCGCAAATAAGTTTATATTTTGTTAATTCGCTCATGATTTCATAATTATCTTAATGAACATAATTGTTTTTCTATCTTATATCTAATTAAGTTCGAATTGATTAAAAAACTTTAATAAGTAATGATTAATCATCTGATTGAAGTTGCTCTTTAGCTTTTTCTCTCTCCCACATGCTTTTATATAAACCATCTTTCTTAATTAAGAATTGATGAGTTCCCTCTTGTACAATTTTTCCATCACTCATTACTAATATTCGATCACACGCAGCAGCAGCTGATAGTTGATGACTAATCATTAATACCGTTTTACTATATTGGTTTTTTATCGTTTGAAGTATTGCCGAAGCTGTTTTATTGTCCACACTTGCTAAAGCATCATCAAGAACAATTATTTTTGAATCTACAAGTAATGCTCTACTTAGAGCTGTTCGTTGTCTTTGTCCACCGCTAAGTGTTATGCCTCTTTCACCTACAAGTGTTTTCAGACCATCTGGAAAACCTTTTATGTCATCTGTCATTCGCGCTTCATAGGCTGATTGCTGGACTTTATCTAAGGAGGCTTCTGGATTTCCGTATTTTATATTTTCAGAAAGTGTTTCTGTAAAAAGATATCCCTCTTGAGGCACTAGCGCGATATGGCTTCTTAATTGTTTTAGCTTTATTTCCAGAACATCATTCTCATCTAAAAACAATGTTCCTTCCTCGATTTTAATCATCCTTCCAAGAGCTCTTGCCAATGTTGTTTTACCGCAACCTACAGGGCCTACTAAAGCAACTATTTCTCCTGGATTTATTATGAATGAAATTTCATCAAGTATTTTTCTAGGAGAATCTTCATACTTTATTGAGAGGTTTCTTGCTTCTAACTTTCCTGAAATAGGTTTAGTTATATTTATAGTCTTGTCTTTATCTTTGATTGTTGGTTCATGATTTAGTAGCTCTTCTACTCTCTCTAAACTTACTTGGCCTAATTGAAAAGTATTAAGTGTGAATCCTAGTAAGGCTGTTGGGAAAACTAGTCTTTCTACATAAAGAATTAAAGCTACTAATCCTCCCACTGTAAGACTTCCACTGCTGAGTTGCCCACTACCTATTGCAATAAGAAGAAGCAAAGAGATTGAGGATAAACCTTGAAGTAATGGAAATAAAGTACTTGCAGTTCTTGCAAGGTTAATTGCAGCGTCTCTGTATTTAATATTTAATTTCGCGAATGCTTTTTGTTCAGCTTGTTCTTGACCATAAATCTTAATGGCGCTAATACCAGATAAATCTTCTTGGATTAATTCACTTAATTCTGATAATGCCTGTTGCTGCCGCTTTCTTTGTTTAACCATTCTTCCCCCAAACAAACCAACGGTGCCAAGTAAAACTGGATAGACGGATATGGCAAAAAAGGTTAAAAGTGGATCGATTGACAGCATCGCTGGCAATGTAAATGTGTATGCCAATAATGTGTTTGTAAGACTAAGGACAGTGAAACCAAGCAATCTTCGAATGTTTTCTAAATCGCTAGTAGCTCTTGTTATTACTTCTCCAGTCCCTATGGTTTGAACCCATCCGGGATCTTGTTCCAACATGCGATCAAATAATTTTTGTCTTAATGAAACTTCTACTTGTCTACCGACACCAAATACGAGTTGCCGAGATATCAACCTTGCTCCCCCCATCACTGTTGCCAAGAGTATTAACCATGTCGACTTATTTATGACGTATGAAAATGTAAATCCTTCCTTTAGATCATCAACGATACTTCTAACTTCCATTGGAATTGCAACACTTAAAATATTTACAAAAATTAGACAGAATGCACCAATTATTAGCTCCTTCTTGTGTGGTCTTAGGTAGTTTTTTATTAGATCTAGTCTTAATGCAGCCATTCTTTTATTAATATGCACACTAACCTAGGCAATATAAGCCCATGGACGTGAGTAAAATCCAATTTAACTAATTTATGAACGAGGCTCAAAATCACCCACTGTATTCAACAGATAGAGAAAATCTTGATCGTTTATGTGCCATAGATTCGCCAACTTCTAACAATTTTGTTGAACTAGCTAGATTAATAATTCGCTATCAAGATTTTAAAGGTGCTGAAGATCTTAATTCTGACATGGAAAAATTATTAAAAAAATGGAGCATTAATCGTGAGAAATTAGAGGCAATAACAAGAAAACTTTGGTCAGAGGGATTTCGTCCTACAAGTCATTCAAGTCCTGAAAACGTTGGTTCTGGGTTTGATACGTCCGATTCCTCTGAAGCTTAATGTTAGGAAATTATTTTTTTATTTAAACAACTTATATAGTTGATATATTAATGATTAAGTTATGAACAATATTCTGCTGGGAATGCTTAGCATTCAGCCACTTTCTGATAAATGACCCC is a genomic window containing:
- the msrA gene encoding peptide-methionine (S)-S-oxide reductase MsrA, translating into MIKKISDYLTIIIDKLYSDKSTEKLKKKVLHTILKIDLSAKPKENEQEIFFGCGCFWGAEKGFWRLPGVVNTAVGYAGGQKDNPNYREVCSGLTGHSEVVRVVWNNNKIDLSDLLKLFWECHDPTQGNRQGNDSGSQYRSAIYTTSKDQLSKAIQSKNSYQKELQNNGFGEITTEIQNDIKFYFAEDYHQQYLAKPDSRPYCSAMPTKVKFKDFSGANFKLNEEIWTNYNWDISHCILRGENTPIKSNL
- a CDS encoding DUF3288 family protein; this translates as MNEAQNHPLYSTDRENLDRLCAIDSPTSNNFVELARLIIRYQDFKGAEDLNSDMEKLLKKWSINREKLEAITRKLWSEGFRPTSHSSPENVGSGFDTSDSSEA
- a CDS encoding ABC transporter ATP-binding protein; translation: MAALRLDLIKNYLRPHKKELIIGAFCLIFVNILSVAIPMEVRSIVDDLKEGFTFSYVINKSTWLILLATVMGGARLISRQLVFGVGRQVEVSLRQKLFDRMLEQDPGWVQTIGTGEVITRATSDLENIRRLLGFTVLSLTNTLLAYTFTLPAMLSIDPLLTFFAISVYPVLLGTVGLFGGRMVKQRKRQQQALSELSELIQEDLSGISAIKIYGQEQAEQKAFAKLNIKYRDAAINLARTASTLFPLLQGLSSISLLLLIAIGSGQLSSGSLTVGGLVALILYVERLVFPTALLGFTLNTFQLGQVSLERVEELLNHEPTIKDKDKTINITKPISGKLEARNLSIKYEDSPRKILDEISFIINPGEIVALVGPVGCGKTTLARALGRMIKIEEGTLFLDENDVLEIKLKQLRSHIALVPQEGYLFTETLSENIKYGNPEASLDKVQQSAYEARMTDDIKGFPDGLKTLVGERGITLSGGQRQRTALSRALLVDSKIIVLDDALASVDNKTASAILQTIKNQYSKTVLMISHQLSAAAACDRILVMSDGKIVQEGTHQFLIKKDGLYKSMWEREKAKEQLQSDD